In Gemmobacter sp. 24YEA27, a genomic segment contains:
- a CDS encoding SDR family oxidoreductase, protein MMQRLAGKRALITAAGQGIGRASAERMADEGAEVIATDVNEALMAELAGLPGITAKVLNVLDPGAITALVAEIGPVDILFNCAGVVHNGTVLEATEAEWDFAFDLNAKAQFRMIRAVLPGMIAKGNGSIINMSSVAGPKKGPVNRAVYSASKAAVVGLTRAVAADYVAQGIRCNSICPGTVDSPSLHERLKATGDYEGALKAFIGRQAMGRLGRADEIAALVCYLASDEAGFTTGTEHVIDGGWTT, encoded by the coding sequence ATGATGCAAAGACTTGCGGGGAAACGCGCGCTGATCACGGCGGCGGGGCAGGGGATCGGCCGCGCCAGCGCCGAACGCATGGCCGACGAGGGGGCCGAAGTTATCGCGACCGATGTGAATGAGGCCCTGATGGCGGAACTGGCGGGTCTGCCGGGGATCACCGCGAAAGTGCTGAACGTGCTTGACCCGGGCGCGATCACCGCGCTGGTCGCTGAAATCGGGCCGGTCGATATCCTCTTCAACTGCGCGGGCGTCGTCCATAACGGCACCGTGCTTGAGGCGACCGAGGCTGAATGGGATTTCGCCTTTGACCTGAACGCGAAGGCGCAGTTTCGCATGATCCGCGCCGTGCTGCCGGGGATGATCGCGAAGGGGAATGGCTCGATCATCAATATGTCCTCGGTCGCGGGGCCGAAAAAAGGCCCGGTCAACCGCGCGGTCTATTCCGCATCCAAGGCCGCTGTGGTTGGCCTGACCCGCGCCGTGGCTGCCGATTATGTGGCCCAGGGTATCCGCTGCAATTCGATCTGCCCGGGTACTGTCGACAGCCCCAGTCTGCATGAGCGGCTGAAGGCCACCGGCGATTACGAGGGCGCGCTGAAAGCCTTTATCGGCCGCCAGGCGATGGGGCGGCTGGGCCGGGCCGATGAGATCGCGGCACTGGTCTGCTATCTGGCCTCGGACGAAGCAGGCTTCACCACGGGGACCGAACATGTCATCGACGGTGGCTGGACCACCTGA